A genome region from Plasmodium vivax chromosome 11, whole genome shotgun sequence includes the following:
- a CDS encoding hypothetical protein, conserved (encoded by transcript PVX_113870A): MATSEDAVFSAKGRKRSLQWDGAFDKHARVGGVPHGVTTSGVGVEIGSSMGREIGGSTVSPIGGDIASPIDSLPGILRGPAAPPQQKARRKGRLQSSDAVCNILSFMPFAQRWNCKLLSRSFYEAFHTKYAWDNIDVRFQNLDIFKINFVKSFDKHFVNTFSLFLSINENTRAEPTINLAINNFPRLRDLRLYCRKKNNSYIFEGVHPIVSSLLSGKGAVAQREVHTTGECPKEGDTPNDKHEHGDGDGKAPGMTSPRERRANRCSQSPVDLPDWDFELSDLFLYSRYYGQGEGARQNGGHVSGEGDGGMHNGEVHDARRSGEGAAQEADDPPESFLTIAARTHMWNAQRVQLENQFEHLERLVLDVKLRGDELLPFVGRMTNLKDIILSKLLYTDKLNRAQCITIFTCFIEKIKKNNIRVLQLGLFFTREYKPTDYLDSELFRKIVKDRRELTSHADKEEGDELIHVLHRNHLHSLYCLWSNDLFISFAMYERIRTFRNLKVWILPGWRALSLVKQ, from the exons ACGGGGTCACCACGAGCGGGGTGGGTGTAGAGATTGGCAGTTCGATGGGAAGAGAGATTGGAGGTTCGACTGTCAGTCCGATTGGAGGGGATATTGCCAGTCCGATTGATAGTCTACCTGGAATTTTGCGCGGACCAGCTGCGCCCCCCCAACAGAAGGCACGCAGAAAAGGCCGCCTCCAAAGCAGCGACGCCGTGTGCAACATCCTGTCCTTCATGCCCTTCGCCCAGAGGTGGAACTGCAAGTTGTTAAGCAGGTCCTTCTACGAAGCCTTCCACACGAAATACGCCTGGGATAACATAGACGTACGATTCCAAAATTtagacatttttaaaatcaattttgtaaaatcaTTTGACAAGCATTTTGTGAATaccttctccctcttcctaTCGATTAATGAAAACACACGAGCAGAGCCGACCATCAATTTGGCCATCAACAACTTCCCACGGTTAAGAGATCTGCGCCTGtattgtagaaaaaaaaataatagctaTATATTTGAGGGGGTTCACCCGATTGTCTCCAGTCTGCTGAGCGGGAAGGGGGCGGTGGCACAGAGGGAGGTGCACACAACTGGGGAGTGCCCCAAGGAGGGAGACACACCAAACGACAAACACGAGCATGGGGATGGGGATGGCAAGGCACCCGGAATGACTTCTCCTCGGGAGCGCCGTGCTAACCGGTGCAGCCAATCACCGGTGGACCTCCCCGATTGGGACTTTGAGCTGAGCGATCTTTTTTTGTACAGCAGGTACTACGGACAAGGGGAAGGAGCgcgtcaaaatggagggcaTGTCAGCGGAGAGGGCGATGGTGGGATGCATAACGGAGAGGTCCATGATGCACGGCGTAGCGGAGAGGGGGCCGCCCAGGAGGCAGACGACCCCCCGGAGAGCTTCCTCACAATTGCGGCGCGCACGCACATGTGGAACGCGCAAAGGGTGCAATTGGAGAACCAGTTTGAGCACCTGGAGCGGCTGGTGCTGGACGTGAAGCTCAGAGGAGATgagcttctccccttcgtcGGGAGAATGACAAACCTAAAGGATATAATTCTGAGTAAGCTCCTATACACAGACAAGCTAAACCGGGCTCAGTGCATCACAATATTTACGTGTTTCattgaaaagataaaaaaaaataacattcgAGTGTTGCAACTGGGGCTGTTCTTTACTCGCGAGTACAAGCCGACTGACTATCTTGACAGTGAGCTGTTTCGGAAAATTGTTAAGGACAGGAGGGAGCTCACCTCCCATGCAGacaaggaggagggggacgAGCTGATACATGTCCTGCACAGGAACCACTTGCATTCGCTCTACTGCCTCTGGAGCAACGACCTCTTCATCTCCTTCGCCATGTACGAGCGGATTAGGACCTTCAG AAACCTGAAGGTATGGATCCTGCCCGGCTGGCGCGCCCTCTCCCTCGTGAAGCAGTGA